A section of the Streptomyces sp. CG1 genome encodes:
- a CDS encoding enoyl-CoA hydratase/isomerase family protein, protein MTGTEEPVLFHTIGRAAHITLNRPRALNALTHAMVRRIGAALTAWEHDPAVETVVITGAGERGLCAGGDIRAIHDDARDGDGTASAAFWRDEYHLNARIARYPKPYVALMDGIVMGGGVGVSAHGSVRIVTERSRVAMPETGIGFVPDVGGTRLLALAPGELGTHLALTGAQIGAGDALLCGLADHYVPSAALRSFAEDLAGMPVPDVLARHVQPSPQGELAANREWIDSCYAADTAEEIVQRLFAHGGSEAKEAAETLLAKSPTALKVTLAAVRRARRLGPLERVLDQEYRVSCAALSTTDLVEGIRAQLIDKDRDPHWSPATLSEVSDADVARFFAPLGDRELGLAGTDSAQEVPW, encoded by the coding sequence ATGACCGGCACCGAAGAGCCCGTCCTGTTCCACACCATCGGCCGGGCCGCCCACATCACCCTCAACCGGCCCCGGGCCCTCAACGCCCTCACTCACGCCATGGTCCGCCGTATCGGCGCGGCGCTGACCGCCTGGGAGCACGACCCGGCCGTCGAGACCGTGGTCATCACCGGCGCCGGAGAGCGCGGACTGTGCGCGGGCGGCGACATCCGCGCCATCCACGACGACGCCCGGGACGGCGACGGCACCGCCTCGGCCGCGTTCTGGCGCGACGAGTACCACCTCAACGCCCGTATCGCCCGCTACCCCAAGCCGTACGTCGCGCTCATGGACGGCATCGTGATGGGCGGCGGGGTCGGTGTCTCGGCGCACGGCAGCGTCCGGATCGTCACCGAACGGTCGCGGGTCGCCATGCCGGAGACCGGCATCGGGTTCGTGCCCGACGTCGGCGGCACCCGTCTGCTCGCCCTCGCCCCGGGCGAACTGGGCACCCACCTCGCGCTGACGGGCGCGCAGATCGGCGCCGGCGACGCCCTGCTGTGCGGCCTGGCCGACCACTACGTACCGTCCGCCGCGCTCCGCTCCTTCGCCGAGGACCTCGCCGGGATGCCCGTACCCGACGTCCTTGCCCGGCACGTACAGCCGTCGCCACAAGGGGAGTTGGCAGCAAATCGTGAGTGGATCGACAGTTGCTACGCCGCCGACACGGCCGAGGAGATCGTCCAACGGCTGTTCGCCCACGGCGGCTCGGAGGCGAAGGAGGCCGCCGAGACCCTGCTCGCCAAGTCGCCCACCGCCCTCAAGGTCACCCTGGCCGCCGTGCGCCGCGCCCGGCGCCTCGGCCCACTGGAACGGGTCCTCGACCAGGAGTACCGAGTCTCCTGCGCCGCCTTGAGCACAACAGACCTGGTGGAGGGCATCCGCGCCCAGCTCATCGACAAGGACCGTGATCCACACTGGTCGCCCGCGACCCTCAGCGAGGTCTCCGACGCCGACGTGGCCCGCTTCTTCGCCCCGCTCGGCGACCGCGAACTGGGGCTCGCCGGGACCGACAGCGCCCAGGAGGTCCCCTGGTGA
- a CDS encoding CbtA family protein: MNSATVRNLLVRGMLTGLAAGVLALIVAYLLGEPNVDKAISYEDAHSHGHEMEVVSRSLQSTAGLATGVLVYGVAFGGIAALAFCFALGRVGRFSPRATALLLSGCALLAVYVVPFLKYPANPPSVGNPDTIGKRTTLYFLMMVLSVLLAIAATILGKRLAPGLGTWWASVVAVAAFAVVIGLAYQFLPVVNEVPKDFPATLLWRFRLSALAIQTVLWGGFGLLFGELAERVLNPKPATAPNSRAVPAAH; encoded by the coding sequence ATGAACTCCGCAACCGTACGGAACCTTCTCGTGCGGGGCATGCTCACCGGCCTCGCGGCCGGTGTGCTCGCCCTGATCGTGGCGTACCTCCTCGGTGAGCCGAACGTCGACAAGGCGATCAGTTACGAGGACGCCCACTCCCACGGGCACGAGATGGAGGTCGTCTCCCGCTCCCTGCAGTCCACCGCCGGCCTCGCCACCGGCGTCCTCGTCTACGGCGTCGCCTTCGGCGGCATCGCCGCACTCGCCTTCTGCTTCGCCCTCGGCCGCGTGGGCCGCTTCAGCCCGCGCGCCACGGCACTGCTGCTGTCGGGCTGCGCCCTGCTGGCCGTGTACGTCGTGCCGTTCCTGAAGTACCCGGCCAATCCGCCGTCGGTCGGCAACCCCGACACCATCGGCAAGCGGACCACCCTGTACTTCCTGATGATGGTGCTCAGCGTCCTCCTGGCGATCGCCGCCACCATCCTGGGCAAGCGGCTCGCGCCGGGCTTGGGCACCTGGTGGGCGTCGGTGGTCGCGGTGGCCGCGTTCGCCGTCGTGATCGGCCTGGCCTACCAGTTCCTGCCCGTCGTCAACGAGGTGCCCAAGGACTTCCCGGCGACCCTGCTGTGGCGGTTCCGGCTCTCGGCACTGGCCATCCAGACCGTCCTGTGGGGCGGATTCGGGCTCCTCTTCGGCGAGTTGGCCGAGCGGGTGCTGAACCCCAAGCCGGCCACGGCCCCGAACAGCCGGGCGGTTCCGGCCGCGCACTGA
- a CDS encoding CbtB-domain containing protein, with translation MAQTVAQPTATTPVVPAKLPLKAIAPWAVFFGILMMILLYFVGAEQGATSVFNGTDVHEWVHDARHLLGFPCH, from the coding sequence ATGGCGCAGACCGTCGCCCAGCCGACAGCCACCACCCCCGTCGTTCCCGCCAAGCTGCCGCTGAAGGCGATTGCTCCCTGGGCGGTCTTCTTCGGCATCCTCATGATGATCCTGCTCTACTTCGTCGGCGCCGAGCAGGGCGCCACCTCCGTGTTCAACGGCACGGACGTCCACGAGTGGGTGCACGACGCCCGCCACCTGCTCGGTTTCCCCTGCCACTGA
- a CDS encoding cation:proton antiporter — MGNQTVYFFLALALVLGVARLCAAGSRRLGQPAVVGEIVAGVLLGSTLLSSTWSWRDAVPYDEVQPLLGALANVGLALFMFVIGYEMDPAFLRGSGRTALCVATGSVLLPLVGGCLAALPFAADHAPSGAPGFVLFIGVALSVTAFPVLARILADQRLNHTSVGRIAMAAAGVNDLVAWACLAVVAALFTSAQSWHMAFVPVYLALLIRVVRPLAARLLRGRGAGAPDPAAAVVVVAAGLMASCAATEWLGIHFVFGAFAFGAVMPREGAGERLRVSVMDGLEKSATQILLPVYFVVAGTRVDLTTFRAAHLGELAVMLAVAVVTKMAGAGLGAAAAGLPRREVRTVAVLMNTRGLTEIVILTVGLQLHFIDQAFYSILVVMAVLTTVMTGPLLLARRATGEDDVPVERGADRVPGPAFDGREQTRPQHQREESRPAHQEERS; from the coding sequence ATGGGCAATCAGACGGTGTACTTCTTCCTGGCGTTGGCCCTCGTGCTGGGGGTGGCGCGGCTGTGCGCCGCGGGCTCCCGCCGGCTGGGGCAGCCGGCCGTGGTCGGCGAGATCGTCGCCGGTGTGCTGCTCGGCTCGACCCTGCTTTCCTCGACCTGGAGCTGGCGGGACGCCGTCCCCTACGACGAGGTCCAGCCGCTCCTCGGGGCGCTGGCCAACGTCGGCCTGGCCCTGTTCATGTTCGTCATCGGCTACGAGATGGACCCGGCCTTCCTGCGCGGCAGCGGCCGTACCGCCCTGTGCGTGGCGACCGGGTCGGTGCTGCTGCCCCTGGTCGGCGGCTGCCTCGCGGCGCTGCCGTTCGCGGCGGACCACGCGCCCTCGGGCGCGCCGGGATTCGTGCTGTTCATCGGCGTCGCCCTGTCCGTCACCGCCTTCCCGGTCCTCGCGCGGATCCTCGCCGACCAACGGCTCAACCACACCTCCGTCGGCCGGATCGCCATGGCCGCCGCGGGCGTGAACGACCTGGTCGCCTGGGCCTGTCTCGCCGTCGTCGCCGCGCTGTTCACCAGCGCCCAGTCCTGGCACATGGCGTTCGTGCCCGTCTATCTGGCGCTGCTGATCCGGGTGGTGCGCCCGCTCGCCGCCCGGCTGCTGCGCGGGCGCGGGGCGGGGGCGCCGGACCCGGCGGCGGCCGTGGTCGTGGTGGCCGCCGGGCTCATGGCCTCCTGCGCGGCCACGGAATGGCTCGGCATCCACTTCGTCTTCGGGGCGTTCGCCTTCGGCGCGGTCATGCCCCGTGAGGGCGCCGGGGAGCGGCTGCGGGTCTCCGTGATGGACGGACTGGAGAAGTCGGCCACCCAGATCCTGCTCCCCGTCTACTTCGTGGTCGCGGGCACCCGTGTCGATCTCACCACGTTCCGCGCGGCACACCTCGGCGAGCTGGCGGTGATGCTGGCGGTCGCGGTCGTGACGAAGATGGCCGGTGCCGGCCTCGGTGCCGCCGCGGCCGGACTGCCCCGCCGGGAGGTGCGGACCGTCGCCGTGCTGATGAACACCCGGGGCCTCACCGAGATCGTCATCCTCACCGTGGGACTCCAACTGCACTTCATCGACCAGGCGTTCTACTCGATCCTGGTGGTGATGGCTGTGCTGACCACCGTCATGACCGGACCGCTGCTCCTCGCCCGCCGCGCCACGGGGGAGGACGATGTGCCCGTGGAGCGCGGGGCGGACCGCGTTCCAGGGCCCGCGTTCGACGGCCGGGAGCAGACCCGCCCCCAGCATCAGCGGGAGGAGTCCCGCCCCGCGCATCAGGAAGAGCGGTCCTGA
- a CDS encoding (2Fe-2S) ferredoxin domain-containing protein: protein MPERPAGRATGGAAPCRVVVCRDCCCGSPKVTGVDHAAQTARLGAEMPVRVSDCLDVCDQANVIVVQPSAAGRAAGARPVWLGLVNDADATEDIVTWVRAGGPGVAPQPDILDLYTFTPPRRRAHPTA, encoded by the coding sequence GTGCCCGAGAGGCCGGCGGGAAGGGCAACAGGCGGTGCGGCGCCATGCCGGGTCGTGGTGTGCCGGGACTGCTGCTGCGGCAGTCCCAAGGTGACCGGGGTCGACCACGCGGCGCAGACCGCGCGGCTGGGGGCGGAGATGCCGGTCCGTGTCTCCGACTGCCTCGATGTGTGCGATCAGGCCAACGTCATCGTCGTACAGCCCTCGGCCGCGGGCCGGGCCGCCGGTGCGCGGCCGGTCTGGCTCGGGCTCGTCAACGACGCGGACGCGACCGAGGACATCGTCACCTGGGTGCGCGCCGGCGGTCCGGGCGTGGCCCCGCAGCCGGACATCCTCGACCTGTACACCTTCACACCGCCCCGGCGCCGCGCGCACCCCACTGCGTGA
- a CDS encoding acyl-CoA dehydrogenase family protein, which translates to MRSPYFDDGHAAFREEVRAFLAAEVMPYAARWEEQDTVPAPVWKLLGEHGYLGLLYPRAVGGGERDLFTSVVFLEELGRTGFGGLRAAVSVHAYMATHYLSWVGGPDLCREYLAPAVRGERVAALAITEPGAGADLSGLATTAVRDGDHFVVEGTKSMVSNAMTADFLVTAVRTAPGGAGPRGATGLSLLVIDTSLPGVTRTPQRTLGWRSAGTATVTFDAVRVPAGRLIGRLDNGFYYLMRGLQLERLVAATLALGGMDRSLDELRAFLRAREVAGEELAHKQALVHRVADLATELAAARQLVHHTAWLYEQGELPAVECSMAKLHTTELACRLADTALQLQGSHGYLETSCAARAQRDARAATIAAGPSEVMRDLIGRAVLNRPADRSPSARGN; encoded by the coding sequence GTGAGGTCACCCTATTTCGACGACGGCCACGCCGCCTTCCGCGAGGAGGTGCGCGCCTTCCTGGCCGCCGAGGTGATGCCGTACGCCGCCCGCTGGGAGGAACAGGACACCGTCCCCGCCCCGGTGTGGAAACTCCTCGGCGAACACGGCTACTTGGGCCTGCTGTACCCGCGTGCCGTCGGCGGCGGCGAACGCGACCTGTTCACCTCCGTCGTCTTCCTGGAGGAACTCGGCCGCACCGGGTTCGGCGGGCTGCGGGCGGCGGTCTCCGTCCATGCCTACATGGCCACGCACTACCTCTCCTGGGTCGGCGGGCCCGACCTGTGTCGCGAGTACCTCGCGCCTGCCGTGCGGGGCGAGCGGGTGGCCGCCCTCGCGATCACCGAACCGGGCGCCGGAGCCGACCTGTCGGGTCTGGCCACCACGGCCGTCCGGGACGGCGACCACTTCGTCGTCGAGGGCACCAAGTCGATGGTCAGCAACGCCATGACCGCCGACTTCCTCGTCACCGCGGTGCGTACGGCCCCCGGCGGGGCCGGACCCCGCGGCGCGACCGGGCTGTCCCTGCTGGTGATCGACACCTCGCTGCCCGGCGTCACTCGCACCCCGCAGCGCACCCTCGGCTGGCGCTCCGCCGGCACCGCCACCGTCACCTTCGACGCGGTGCGGGTTCCCGCCGGCCGGCTCATCGGCCGGCTCGACAACGGCTTCTACTACCTCATGCGCGGACTGCAGCTGGAACGACTGGTCGCCGCCACCCTGGCCCTCGGCGGCATGGACCGCTCCCTGGACGAACTGCGCGCCTTCCTGCGCGCACGCGAGGTCGCCGGCGAGGAACTCGCCCACAAGCAGGCGCTCGTGCACCGCGTCGCCGACCTGGCGACCGAACTGGCGGCCGCACGGCAGCTCGTGCACCACACCGCGTGGCTGTACGAGCAGGGCGAACTGCCCGCCGTGGAGTGCTCGATGGCCAAACTGCACACCACCGAGCTGGCCTGCCGGCTCGCCGACACCGCACTGCAGCTGCAGGGTTCGCACGGCTACCTGGAGACCTCCTGCGCGGCCCGCGCCCAGCGGGACGCCCGCGCCGCCACCATCGCCGCGGGGCCCAGCGAGGTGATGCGCGACCTCATCGGCCGGGCGGTGCTCAACCGCCCCGCCGACCGGAGCCCGTCCGCGAGGGGGAACTGA
- a CDS encoding ABC transporter ATP-binding protein, whose product MHTAAPLTMSVAGSGAEAAAGASSRMRHARISPLAAFRTFWPLVSVNRAVVLVSAALLVISAGCDAGAIGIVGVLTDDVLAPGRLSAFWGPATLWLGLAAAGAVASAAGGCLAGWTSEHFLLGLRDRVFQHLQQVPPDALDRFGTGDLVARLTGDIETVESLVASAPVELITSAVGAVVFAVAALWTSWQLALITLAAAPLIWFGARWFGTLMRSATRAERDSNGRLAGLLEESLANMPLVQAYGRQQAESSKVHREGRSWMRAGLRQIRLSSVYGPMGELVETLSVLAVIGAGAWQISEHRLSVGGLLSFAAFLGYLHPKLQELGELVVSASSATAACERLIEVLRTGTVQETAPRPDVPPLAEPVRGAVTFEDVGFSYPGSGDPVLNRVRLDIAPGLLVAVTGPSGTGKSTLGKLLLRFHEPSRGRILLDGRDIAELPVDEVRRHITLLPQDSMLFDGTVRDNITYGRPDATEAEVLAAAVAADAHGFVGTLPDGYDSPVGKRGNNLSGGQRRRIALARAMLRTAPVLILDEPTAGLDDDSTARIMAPLRHLTAGRTTFLITHDLRLTAQADLVLYLSDGTAVITTPGQSSTTTMRPGHEAA is encoded by the coding sequence ATGCACACCGCAGCACCCCTCACCATGTCCGTGGCCGGATCCGGGGCGGAAGCCGCGGCCGGCGCCTCGTCCAGGATGCGCCACGCGCGTATCTCGCCGCTGGCCGCGTTCCGTACGTTCTGGCCGCTGGTCAGCGTCAACCGCGCGGTCGTGCTGGTGTCCGCCGCGCTGCTGGTGATCTCCGCCGGGTGCGATGCGGGCGCGATCGGGATCGTCGGCGTCCTCACCGACGATGTGCTCGCCCCCGGCCGCCTCAGCGCCTTCTGGGGACCGGCCACCCTCTGGCTGGGGCTTGCCGCGGCCGGTGCGGTCGCCTCCGCGGCGGGCGGCTGTCTCGCCGGCTGGACCAGCGAACACTTTCTGCTCGGCCTGCGCGACCGTGTCTTCCAGCATCTGCAGCAGGTGCCCCCGGACGCCCTGGACCGCTTCGGCACCGGCGACCTGGTCGCCCGGCTGACCGGCGACATCGAGACCGTCGAGTCGCTGGTGGCCTCCGCGCCCGTCGAACTGATCACCTCCGCGGTCGGGGCGGTGGTGTTCGCCGTGGCGGCCCTCTGGACCAGTTGGCAACTGGCCCTGATCACACTGGCCGCCGCCCCGTTGATCTGGTTCGGCGCCCGGTGGTTCGGCACCCTCATGCGCTCCGCCACCCGCGCCGAACGCGACAGCAACGGCCGACTGGCCGGCCTGCTGGAGGAGAGCCTGGCCAACATGCCCCTGGTGCAGGCCTACGGCCGGCAGCAGGCCGAGAGCAGCAAGGTGCATCGCGAAGGACGCAGTTGGATGCGCGCCGGACTGCGGCAGATCCGGTTGTCCTCGGTGTACGGACCGATGGGTGAACTGGTCGAGACCCTCAGCGTGCTGGCCGTGATCGGCGCCGGGGCCTGGCAGATCTCCGAACACCGCCTCAGCGTCGGTGGCCTGCTCTCCTTCGCCGCCTTCCTCGGCTATCTCCACCCCAAGCTCCAGGAACTCGGCGAACTCGTCGTCAGTGCCTCCTCCGCGACCGCCGCCTGCGAACGCCTCATCGAGGTGCTGCGCACCGGCACGGTCCAGGAGACGGCTCCGCGGCCGGACGTCCCGCCGCTGGCCGAGCCGGTGCGTGGCGCCGTCACCTTCGAGGACGTCGGCTTCTCCTACCCCGGCAGCGGCGATCCTGTGCTGAACCGGGTGCGTCTGGACATCGCCCCCGGCCTCCTCGTCGCGGTCACCGGACCCAGCGGCACCGGCAAATCCACCCTCGGCAAGCTGCTGCTGCGGTTCCACGAACCGTCCCGGGGCCGCATCCTGCTCGACGGCCGGGACATCGCCGAACTCCCCGTGGACGAGGTGCGCCGGCACATCACCCTGCTCCCGCAGGACAGCATGCTCTTCGACGGCACGGTCCGCGACAACATCACCTACGGCCGTCCCGACGCCACTGAGGCGGAGGTCCTCGCCGCCGCCGTCGCGGCCGACGCCCACGGATTCGTCGGCACGCTCCCCGACGGCTACGACAGCCCGGTCGGCAAACGGGGCAACAACCTCTCCGGCGGCCAGCGCCGCAGGATCGCCCTGGCGCGGGCCATGCTCCGCACCGCACCCGTGCTGATCCTCGACGAGCCCACGGCCGGGCTCGACGACGACTCCACGGCCCGCATCATGGCGCCGCTGCGCCACCTCACCGCCGGTCGCACGACCTTCCTCATCACCCACGACCTGCGCCTGACGGCCCAGGCCGACCTCGTCCTGTACCTGTCCGACGGCACGGCAGTCATCACGACCCCGGGCCAGTCCTCGACAACCACGATGAGGCCCGGTCACGAGGCGGCCTGA
- a CDS encoding thioesterase II family protein — protein sequence MTGTAGTRVAESGRWFHRPLPRPEARLRLVCAPYAGAGAGVFRPWAERLPADTELVAVRLPGRENRLRERVPPNWLSLARDFAAALEEHVASPYLLFGHSMGAMLVYETVVRPLARPPERALLSGCRAPHVPRALPAIHDLPPEGFRAELGRLAGTPASVLADPRLMAMLDPMLRADIRLAETWSRPAPDPLPVPVTAFWGEDDDVAPPDAVAAWQTLAPHGFRAHPLAGGHFFLHERARDLLGLLDDEITLCLAERRRSDGS from the coding sequence AGGGACGGCCGGGACCCGCGTCGCGGAGTCCGGACGCTGGTTCCACCGTCCGCTGCCCAGGCCCGAAGCCCGCCTGAGACTGGTCTGCGCCCCCTACGCCGGAGCCGGGGCGGGCGTGTTCCGGCCGTGGGCCGAGCGGCTCCCCGCCGACACCGAGCTGGTCGCCGTACGGCTGCCAGGGCGCGAGAACCGGCTGCGGGAGCGGGTCCCGCCCAACTGGCTGTCACTGGCCCGGGACTTCGCCGCCGCGCTGGAAGAGCACGTCGCCTCTCCCTACCTGCTGTTCGGGCACAGCATGGGCGCGATGCTGGTCTACGAGACCGTCGTACGGCCCCTCGCCCGGCCGCCCGAACGGGCCCTGCTGTCCGGCTGCCGGGCACCGCATGTGCCGCGCGCCCTGCCCGCCATCCACGACCTGCCGCCGGAGGGGTTCCGCGCGGAACTCGGCAGACTCGCCGGCACACCCGCCAGTGTCCTCGCCGACCCCCGTCTGATGGCCATGCTCGACCCGATGCTCCGCGCGGACATCCGGCTCGCCGAGACCTGGTCCCGCCCGGCACCGGATCCGCTGCCTGTGCCGGTCACCGCGTTCTGGGGCGAGGACGACGACGTCGCCCCACCCGACGCGGTGGCCGCCTGGCAGACCCTCGCGCCGCACGGATTCCGTGCCCACCCCCTCGCCGGCGGCCACTTCTTCCTGCACGAACGGGCTCGGGACCTGCTCGGGCTGCTCGACGACGAGATCACGCTGTGCCTGGCGGAGCGACGAAGGAGCGACGGATCGTGA